gaaTGCCTTTAATGTAACACACAGCCAGCCAACCCTATGGAATTAAAaacagacaattttttaaaattcccttatggtaaaataatctttaatttttgttttcttttgtagacacaggatctcactctgctatccaggctgatctccaactcctggcctcaagccatcctcttgaatcagcctcccaaagtgttgggattacaggcatgagccactgggcctgaccAAGGAATCTTGGGATACAAAGTGTCCCAAGTAAGATAGTAATGCAGATGCACATTTCTTGAAAAATCATGACACCCAATGTAACatctcccccccgcccccccgccaccCCGGCACTGATTCATGCCGCTAACCCTTGCCACACTGAGATTTTTCAAGCCTGGATTTTGTATTAAGAGGGCTTTCTGCATAACCATCTAGAAAATACTGTGCCCAGGTCTAATCCTTTGGAGAGAATTGTGTCTGGTCAGTGACAGTTtacctgcctgcctctccagctTTTCACTCCATATCTTAATCTTATTATCTAGTTTATCTAAAAGGAGCTGACTCTTAGTATTGCTTTCCTGTCCTAAGTGGCTTACACACACAGATGCAGTTATATTTGCATGTTTTGGCCTCAGTTGCATACTGCCTATTCAGCAGCTATAATAGAAGTAACTACTAAACCATATTAACATCACAGTTTCTTAATGATCCCTGTGAATTTAGTTTAAGAAGATGATTTGGTCGGGCGCAGTGCCTCGCACCTATAATTCTGAGCTTTAGGAGACCTagttgggaggattacttgaggccaagaattcaagaccaatcttggcaacaaaatgagaccccccccatcacaaaacatttaaaaatgacagttaaaaattaaaattaaaaaaaaaaaacacattagcttggtaattccagctactcaggatgctgaggtgggaggatcacttgaggccaggaacagctggctgcaatgaactatgatttcaccactgcactccaacctgggcaacttgtgagtgagactctatctcaattaaaaaaaaaaaaaaagacaattagaaATGTGCTATGTACATATTTATTCAGCCACAGACTTATAagtaatcattaaaaattcaaacatttcggccgggcatggtggctcaagcctgtaatcccagcactttgggaggccgaggcgggtggatcacgaggtcaagagatcgagaccatcctggtcaacatggtgaaaccccgtctctactaaaaatacaaaaaaaaaattagctgggcatggcggcacgtgcctgtaatcccagctactcaggaggctgaggcaggagaattgcctgaacccaggagacagaggttgcggtgagccgagatcgcgccattgcactccagcctgggtaacaagagcgaaactccgtctcaaaaaaaaaaaaaaaaaaaaaattcaaacattttaaaccaggcatggtggtacatgcctatagtcccagctacttgggtaggctgaggcagaagcatgcttgagcccagaagctcaaggGTAAAGCCTGTGAATAACCATgacgttccagcctgggcaacatagcaagatcctgcctcttaAGACATAAGtatcctggccaggcgtggtggctcccgcctgtaatcccaacactttgggaggccgaggtgggcggatcatctgaggtcaggagctcaagatcagtctgagcaatatggtgaaactccatctctactaaaaataaaaaattagccaggtgtggtggcacgtgcctgtagtcccaggtactcgggaggctgaggcaagagaattgcttgaacctgggaagtggaggttgctgtgagctgagatcaccccactgcactccagcctggtgacagagtgagactttgtttcaaaaaaaaaaagaaagaaagaagtatctTAAGTGATAGTCTTCATAACCTTATTCAGAGATAATATCCTTATTAAtgtcttctaaattttctctAAACATGTTCTATACGTGCTTCTTCactgaaatgaaagaataattaaaataattcaaataatttgttattggtttcttttataattttattttattattttctattttttttaaagactaggtctttttctgtcacccaggctggagcgcagtggtaccatcacagctcactggaggctcaacctccagggctcaagtgatcctcccacctcagccctttatatttttctagagacgaggtttcactctgATGTCCAGTCTGGCCtggaattcctgaactcaagtgatcccccttttttggccttctgaagtgctgggatataggctttgtaattataaattaaatgtgcAATAGTCAAAAATTGTGTGATTCATTTTTGGTAACTATATTTCCAACTGGCATATGGACATTTTCAGAGTCCTCcaaagctgggactgcagttgtCTTGGTCACCAGTATGTCCCCAGAACCCAGCTCTCTACCTACTACACAGCAGGTACTCACTAAGTATCTGCCAGCTGAATGTTGAGTGCATGAATGACTAAATAACAAAAatgcagcagacttctcagcgtATTTCTGGGATAattcttactattattattttcagtgacTTAGCCCCCAAAGATatggaataattctttttttaataaaaaaaaatttttatttgaatgaaacCATTGTAATTACCATGAAAGTGATTTGAAATAGAAAGATCTCTGTGAAAGGAAGTTTATAGCATCACTATTTATAGAAGAGAAAGCAGCAGAGGTATGCATCTGGAAGTGAATATAACATTGTAAAATCAGCCCACATTAAATacgaaaaaagcaaaacaatcaaaatgcagcattatttataggATTAAAAAGGAGTTTGAACAGTACAGAGTTAAATGTTTGTATGTGTGAATTTTGAGCTGCTATGTTAGCGAAAAGCCTTAGCATTTGTACAGCATGATGTGTACCCTAATCCCAACCACCACCAGATTAGGACACAAACTGATAATGATTCCCtccttattttacagttttattagTGATTTCTCTCTAAAAAGAGACCCAAATAAATGTGGAGCTCGCTCATTATCTACAGAGTGAGGAATCACAAAATACCATAGTCACATAACAAAAGCAATTGTTTTACCTTTCAACAGCTGATGTTACGTACAATCTATCACAAGAAGCATATCTGTGCATTCATGAGCTGATTATATTAACCTCTAGAATTTCAGACAGGAGGAGCACATCTAAGCGTATGGAGACTCTCTTACCTTACAAAGTAAAAGCaggcattttctattttaagacttttatttctgtgtaaaaCGAAGAACTCCTAGaggtcaaataagaaaaatataccaaACTCTAAGCACTATTGCATCATCAAACAAAGAAGACTGAGGTAGAAGTCAAGCAACATAATCCACAATTTCAGGTATTCTCAGCAACCATCGCGTGTCGCAAgtaagatctattttttttttaagtctcagcttccaaaaaaatcaataatccaTACTCTAAaatcatatgtaaaaatatgacCAACAGAAGACACCCAAACTTTTGTCACGGTAACAGAGTAAATGCTTTTACTAAAAGCTGCCGACATTTCTATCAGTAGTAACCGTAAGGAGGCCGCTGGTTGTAACCATAATGTCCATATTGGTGGGGATAGTAAGGTTCTTGTCTGTGTTGCGGGTAATTGTTACCCCAGGATCGTCCATGCCACCGATTGGATCGATTGTCACTTGGGCACCCACATCTGCTGTCCCTGCCTCTGAACTGCCTGTTATCTTGCAACCAGTTGCCTCTGTTTCTTTGGTTCCCACCAGCTCTGCTATTCCATTCCTCAACAATTGGAGGGGACTCAGGACGGTGTTCCAGGTATTCCTGATACTCCTTGTCAACTTTTGTGAATCTACTAGCAAGCATCTCTTTAAAGTTTGGAACCGCTTGGGCAGTGTCAGTCATTCTGAAATTCCCAGAGATTTGAGGCAGCTGTATTGCTTAATGTTTAGGTTGCTTAAATCTCCCAAGGGCTGTGCCTATCCAGTTCGGGACGAACCCCGCCGGCGAGACACTGAGAGGCAGCCGGAGAGGTGGCCTCTGGCTCACCATGCCGTGGAACTCCAGACCACTCCAGCTCTCCAAGGCAATGGAGCCACTTCCGCTAGAATCCGACAATCACCTGACTTCCGCTTCCCGCAGGCTAATGTCTATATGGAATTATTCTAAAGTTGCTTGATCAATTTCatgaacattttacatttttatagacaGTTCGAAATTGATCTGAGTTTATACTAATTTGTACTCTATCAACAGTGAATTAGAGAGCCTATTTTCCCACACTTTCCAAAAAAGTGGAATTTTACAACAAAATACATATGACTAAAGAGAGgagtattttaaaacttgatttatTACATCTCTGTTATTGTGAGGTGATGAGAAATGTTATCTTTATATGCAGGTGGGAAGttgggagagagaaaatagagtCCTCTTTAAATGAGAGATTTAGGTCTGCTGGGTTTGACTTggcaaaattttcaaaaatcatttgactttGGATGTAGCTCCAATATGGACTGTCGTATGTAGATGGTATACTGTTGCAACTGCTCAATTTTgtcctcagaaaactaacattACATAGCAAATGTTTAAAAGTCTTTGTGGAACTATAACAGAATACAGAAAGGGGCGTATATTATAAATCTTTTGTCcaatgaattttcacaaatttaatatatttgtggagctagcacccagatcaagaaacTGAATATTCTTAGTACCCCAGAAGTCCACTGAATAGGTTCTCATTTATACAGGTATACAGGTATTTGTCTCACTTATGTCAGCAAATTGATTGTATGTATAGCAGTAATAATATGAAGATACATTTTCTCTTAATATATTTAAGTCACAATTGCATATAGTTACATATATACTGCATAGGGATTCATACTGAAGTTTTTCTGTGgaattcttattattattatacaacaTGTTTTAAAGACAGGTcaatagaaataaatagaagatCCCTCATGTCACgcatagctaaaattaaaatcactGGTTACCCTGCACATTCTTAGAGGTTTCCAGATAGCGCTGAACACCAACCATGCCAGTCATAGAAACAGCTGAAGACTCTGTGTAACATGCAGTGACGAGGGTGATTCAGGCCCATGACTATTATTAGAGCAAGCAAGTGCTAGATGTGTAAACAGAGTACTAGATAATGCCTTTGGAAGAGGGGAAGAAAGTCAATCTGAGTATCTGGCACTGAATCTCTCCCAACTGTACCAGTCCCAATTCAAATGTCACGTCAGTCCCTATTCCCGCTGCTCTTGGCCTTGGACTCTGCATGTCTGCTGCCAGGGCACAGTCGAGCTCCACGTGGCTGTGTCTCTGAGTGACCTGGACTCACCTCCCTTCATCAAGTAATCCtccaggaagaaagggagagatgtGTGTGATGGGTCAAACAGTCCAGAGACTCCAGTAAGCACATTTCTCCAATCTTTTGTCGCATTTTACTGTGACTTCAAGAGAAATTGTTGACTTGTTAGGCTTTTTTAAAAGTGCCAGAGATCCTTTGGTAGTTCATAAGCGTGATGACTGGGTGTTCACGCTCATGTGTGAGATGTGTCaccctgccaggtgtggtggctcacattgtaatccctgcagtttgggaggccaaggcaggaggatggcttgagcctaggagtttgagtcgagcctgggcaacaaagtgagaccttgtctctacaaagaatccaaaaattagccagacataatggcatgcacctgtggtccaagctataTAGAAGACAGgtgtgggaggatcccttgacccaggaggtggaggctgcagtgagccctgatctctccactgtactccagcctgggcaatagagctagactgtccaaaaagaaaggaaggaa
The genomic region above belongs to Saimiri boliviensis isolate mSaiBol1 chromosome 8, mSaiBol1.pri, whole genome shotgun sequence and contains:
- the LOC101029899 gene encoding RNA guanine-N7 methyltransferase-activating subunit-like protein produces the protein MTDTAQAVPNFKEMLASRFTKVDKEYQEYLEHRPESPPIVEEWNSRAGGNQRNRGNWLQDNRQFRGRDSRCGCPSDNRSNRWHGRSWGNNYPQHRQEPYYPHQYGHYGYNQRPPYGYY